The Miscanthus floridulus cultivar M001 chromosome 7, ASM1932011v1, whole genome shotgun sequence genome includes a region encoding these proteins:
- the LOC136466937 gene encoding endoribonuclease YBEY, chloroplastic-like isoform X2, with protein MVRLHQLLSRALASHQILPSTTSSVRSTPRLLLPLRSPPPAPAPHGRTLLPIIVSASRQYASSTFGRRKRSSRPPMLLGRKRARRPTRKGPGELSVQIGIEEALPDDPEILSIAETLRTDVEKAAKLALNDLEGSNYMTRDPSVCNVNKYASIEVSLLLCDGDFIRKLNKEWRDEDHATDVLSMSQHIPELDIPILQLGDIVISVETARRQAEERGHTLLDEIRILMVHGLLHLLGFDHELNEVAEEEMEKEEEHMLNTLEWRGKGLIKSAYDIATGMEHLQNSVEADSNIEKVILQKKHQPKLSHIICDIDGTIVDCEGGLHEESIGSFREAIATGVNIIMVTEKSRASTIRTFKLLDFHEKGDFISETSPGVFLQGSLVYGRDGEEVYRAELDLDICKEVKVMHSIEDLLECSSIQKLLLFDSAKEDSSVLWQHCSELTKGKAHAIKMHPNTIDIVPLNASKGGGIRILLDHLGITKDCDLDAVGDCTRWLSNK; from the exons ATGGTGCGCCTCCATCAGCTCCTCTCTCGCGCGCTCGCATCTCACCAAATCCTCCCTTCTACCACCTCCAGCGTTCGCTCCACCCCGCGGCTGCTCCTCCCTCTCCGGTCGCCGCCGCCTGCTCCTGCTCCCCACGGTCGCACCCTGCTTCCCATCATCGTATCCGCGTCGCGGCAATACGCCTCGTCGACCTTCGGGAGGCGAAAGCGCTCGTCGCGGCCGCCGATGTTGCTGGGGCGGAAGAGggcgaggaggccgacgcggAAGGGCCCTGGCGAGCTCAGCGTGCAAATTGGCATAGAGGAGGCCCTCCCCGACGATCCTGAAATCCTG AGCATTGCAGAAACTCTTCGGACAGATGTTGAGAAGGCAGCGAAGCTGGCCCTCAACGACCTTGAAGGCTCAAATTACATGACCAGAGATCCTTCTGTTTGCAATGTGAACAAGTATGCTAGCATTGAGGTCTCTCTGCTGCTTTGCGATGGTGATTTCATCAGGAAGCTCAACAAGGAATGGAGGGATGAGGATCATGCTACTGATGTTCTGTCAATGTCTCAGCATATCCCAGAGCTTGATATTCCCATT CTGCAGTTGGGTGATATAGTAATTTCTGTTGAAACAGCTCGACGGCAAGCAGAAGAAAGGGGCCACACACTTCTTGATGAGATAAGAATTCTCATG GTGCATGGGCTATTGCATTTATTGGGCTTTGACCATGAACTCAACGAAGTGGCTGAAGAAGAGATGGAGAAGGAAGAAGAACATATGTTAAATACTCTTGAATGGAGAGGAAAAGGATTAATTAAGAGTGCCTATGATATTGCTACTGGTATGGAACATTTACAAAATTCTGTTG AGGCTGATAGCAATATAGAGAAAGTGATCCTACAAAAGAAACATCAACCCAAACTAAgccatatcatttgtgatatagATG GTACTATTGTGGATTGTGAAGGAGGCCTGCATGAAGAATCAATAGGATCTTTCAGAGAGGCAATTGCAACAGGAGTAAATATTATCATGGTTACTGAAAAG AGTCGGGCTTCCACCATTAGAACCTTCAAGCTTCTTGATTTCCATGAAAAAGGTGATTTTATTTCAGAGACTTCACCTGGTGTATTTTTGCAG GGTTCACTTGTCTATGGAAGGGATGGCGAAGAAGTTTATAGAGCAGAACTGGATTTAGATATCTGCAAGGAG GTAAAAGTGATGCATTCAATTGAGGACCTTTTGGAATGTTCGTCTATTCAG AAATTGCTTCTTTTTGACAGTGCCAAAGAGGATTCATCTGTCCTATGGCAGCATTGTTCAGAACTGACCAAAGGGAAAGCACATGCTATCAAAATGCATCCAAATACAATTGATATTGTTCCCCTCAATGCTTCAAAGGGTGGTGGTATAAGAATTCTACTTGATCATCTTGGAATAACAAAAGAT TGTGATCTTGATGCTGTTGGAGACTGTACCAGATGGCTGAGCAATAAATGA
- the LOC136466937 gene encoding endoribonuclease YBEY, chloroplastic-like isoform X1 yields MVRLHQLLSRALASHQILPSTTSSVRSTPRLLLPLRSPPPAPAPHGRTLLPIIVSASRQYASSTFGRRKRSSRPPMLLGRKRARRPTRKGPGELSVQIGIEEALPDDPEILSIAETLRTDVEKAAKLALNDLEGSNYMTRDPSVCNVNKYASIEVSLLLCDGDFIRKLNKEWRDEDHATDVLSMSQHIPELDIPILQLGDIVISVETARRQAEERGHTLLDEIRILMVHGLLHLLGFDHELNEVAEEEMEKEEEHMLNTLEWRGKGLIKSAYDIATGMEHLQNSVEADSNIEKVILQKKHQPKLSHIICDIDGGLHEESIGSFREAIATGVNIIMVTEKSRASTIRTFKLLDFHEKGDFISETSPGVFLQGSLVYGRDGEEVYRAELDLDICKEAFLYSFKHKIPLVAYCEEQCLTLFRHPFVDLLHTVHNENKVKVMHSIEDLLECSSIQKLLLFDSAKEDSSVLWQHCSELTKGKAHAIKMHPNTIDIVPLNASKGGGIRILLDHLGITKDCDLDAVGDCTRWLSNK; encoded by the exons ATGGTGCGCCTCCATCAGCTCCTCTCTCGCGCGCTCGCATCTCACCAAATCCTCCCTTCTACCACCTCCAGCGTTCGCTCCACCCCGCGGCTGCTCCTCCCTCTCCGGTCGCCGCCGCCTGCTCCTGCTCCCCACGGTCGCACCCTGCTTCCCATCATCGTATCCGCGTCGCGGCAATACGCCTCGTCGACCTTCGGGAGGCGAAAGCGCTCGTCGCGGCCGCCGATGTTGCTGGGGCGGAAGAGggcgaggaggccgacgcggAAGGGCCCTGGCGAGCTCAGCGTGCAAATTGGCATAGAGGAGGCCCTCCCCGACGATCCTGAAATCCTG AGCATTGCAGAAACTCTTCGGACAGATGTTGAGAAGGCAGCGAAGCTGGCCCTCAACGACCTTGAAGGCTCAAATTACATGACCAGAGATCCTTCTGTTTGCAATGTGAACAAGTATGCTAGCATTGAGGTCTCTCTGCTGCTTTGCGATGGTGATTTCATCAGGAAGCTCAACAAGGAATGGAGGGATGAGGATCATGCTACTGATGTTCTGTCAATGTCTCAGCATATCCCAGAGCTTGATATTCCCATT CTGCAGTTGGGTGATATAGTAATTTCTGTTGAAACAGCTCGACGGCAAGCAGAAGAAAGGGGCCACACACTTCTTGATGAGATAAGAATTCTCATG GTGCATGGGCTATTGCATTTATTGGGCTTTGACCATGAACTCAACGAAGTGGCTGAAGAAGAGATGGAGAAGGAAGAAGAACATATGTTAAATACTCTTGAATGGAGAGGAAAAGGATTAATTAAGAGTGCCTATGATATTGCTACTGGTATGGAACATTTACAAAATTCTGTTG AGGCTGATAGCAATATAGAGAAAGTGATCCTACAAAAGAAACATCAACCCAAACTAAgccatatcatttgtgatatagATG GAGGCCTGCATGAAGAATCAATAGGATCTTTCAGAGAGGCAATTGCAACAGGAGTAAATATTATCATGGTTACTGAAAAG AGTCGGGCTTCCACCATTAGAACCTTCAAGCTTCTTGATTTCCATGAAAAAGGTGATTTTATTTCAGAGACTTCACCTGGTGTATTTTTGCAG GGTTCACTTGTCTATGGAAGGGATGGCGAAGAAGTTTATAGAGCAGAACTGGATTTAGATATCTGCAAGGAG GCATTTCTGTACTCCTTTAAGCATAAAATTCCTCTTGTCGCATACTGTGAGGAACAATGTTTAACCTTGTTTAGACACCCATTTGTTGACTTGTTGCACACTGTACATAATGAAAACAAG GTAAAAGTGATGCATTCAATTGAGGACCTTTTGGAATGTTCGTCTATTCAG AAATTGCTTCTTTTTGACAGTGCCAAAGAGGATTCATCTGTCCTATGGCAGCATTGTTCAGAACTGACCAAAGGGAAAGCACATGCTATCAAAATGCATCCAAATACAATTGATATTGTTCCCCTCAATGCTTCAAAGGGTGGTGGTATAAGAATTCTACTTGATCATCTTGGAATAACAAAAGAT TGTGATCTTGATGCTGTTGGAGACTGTACCAGATGGCTGAGCAATAAATGA
- the LOC136466938 gene encoding protein OXIDATIVE STRESS 3-like: MAEPYNLASHAVPLCHKEICNKPGDDHSESASFSGASSGSLCSSASNVSDDATSSPLGHPSQPSSASSSTLHLNAEGPLYELSSLLDELPIRKGLSNYYQGKAQSFTSVFDATSVQDLAKKISYSKRMRACKSYSVGLDMNQRSIIIPRPGNKVMAKKTSNGSFAIVPRTSNTSHLNISTKSYAHQGKRDALMHIDLQRREN, from the exons ATGGCAGAGCCTTACAACTTAGCATCTCATGCAGTACCCTTGTGTCACAAGGAGATTTGCAATAAACCAGGTGATGATCACTCCGAGTCGGCTTCCTTCTCAGGCGCGTCCAGTGGGTCCTTGTGCTCATCAGCTTCAAATGTGTCTGATGATGCAACTTCTTCCCCACTCGGTCATCCCTCTCAGCCATCCTCAGCATCTTCGAGCACGTTGCATCTGAATGCCGAGGGTCCCCTGTATGAGTTATCCTCACTGCTAGATGAGCTTCCAATCAG GAAAGGGCTGTCCAATTACTACCAAGGGAAGGCCCAATCATTCACATCTGTATTTGATGCTACAAGTGTTCAAGACCTTGCGAAGAAAATTTCATATAGTAAGAGGATGAGAGCATGTAAAAGCTATTCAGTAGGATTAGACATGAACCAACGGTCAATCATCATACCAAGGCCAGGCAACAAGGTGATGGCAAAGAAGACCTCAAATGGTTCATTTGCTATAGTGCCAAGAACTAGCAACACCAGCCATTTGAACATCAGCACTAAATCATATGCACACCAGGGCAAGAGAGATGCACTCATGCATATTGATCTGCAACGAAGGGAAAACTAG
- the LOC136466940 gene encoding pentatricopeptide repeat-containing protein At1g51965, mitochondrial-like — translation MPRRLATTYAGRIAAATPSPSGPSLTVTVSPTPPPTPLDTRGYSLPRRHLICAVARILRSPASPTPLLDLDDYLRSHRLTLTSAEASEVMKALAPDTSLALGFFRFAATSLPGFRHDAFSYNRILVLLFRNRADPAEAMRLVAEMERDGVPVNISTVNLLVGMGVEVGRCLELAKKWGLRLNGYTYKCLVQAYLRSREVWKGFEMYEKMRRKGYKLDIFAYNMLLDALAKAGMVDQAYQVFEDMKQNNCDPDAYTYTILIRMSGKAGKTTKFVSFLEEMVSKGCVLNLIAYNTVIEALGKNKMVDKAIFMLSKMIESDCQPNQFTYSIMLDVLSTGGQLHRLNEILDICSGHLNRSVYSYLVKALCKSGHASEAHSVFCRMWSSHEKGDRDAFVSMLEALCNAEKTAEAIDLLHMMPEKGITTDVGMYNMIFSALGKLKQVSFMSSLYDKMKANGVVPDVFTYNIMISSFGRVGLVDKASELFEEMEDGSCKPDVITYNSMINCLGKNGDLDEAHMLFKDMQEKGYDPDVFTYSILIECFGKSNKVDMACSLFDEMIAQGCVPNIVTYNILLDCLERRGKTTEAHKFYETLKLQGLTPDLITYSILERLDSRSQRTVRICKPSRNTGWVISPV, via the exons ATGCCCCGCCGCCTGGCTACGACCTACGCCGGCCGCATCGCGGCGGCGACGCCGTCCCCCTCGGGCCCCTCCCTCACCGTCACCGTCTCGCCGACGCCGCCCCCCACCCCGCTTGACACGCGCGGCTACTCCCTACCGCGCCGCCACCTCATCTGCGCCGTCGCCCGAATCCTCCGCTCCCCGGCGTCCCCCACCCCGCTGCTCGACCTCGATGACTACCTCCGCTCCCACCGCCTCACTCTCACCTCCGCCGAGGCTTCCGAGGTCATGAAGGCGCTCGCCCCCGACACTTCCCTCGCGCTCGGCTTCTTCCGCTTCGCCGCCACCTCCCTCCCCGGCTTCCGGCACGATGCCTTCTCCTACAACCGCATCCTGGTCCTCCTCTTCCGCAACCGCGCCGATCCCGCCGAGGCCATGCGGCTCGTCGCGGAGATGGAGCGCGACGGCGTGCCTGTCAACATCTCCACCGTGAATTTGCTGGTCGGGATGGGCGTGGAGGTGGGGAGGTGCCTGGAGCTGGCGAAGAAGTGGGGGCTGAGGCTGAACGGGTACACCTACAAGTGCCTTGTGCAGGCCTATCTGAGAAGTCGGGAGGTGTGGAAGGGGTTCGAGATGTATGAGAAGATGCGGAGGAAGGGCTACAAGCTGGACATATTTGCGTATAACATGCTGCTTGATGCGCTTGCCAAGGCTGGAATG GTTGACCAAGCTTACCAAGTCTTTGAAGATATGAAACAAAACAACTGTGATCCAGATGCATACACATACACTATACTAATTAGAATGTCTGGAAAGGCTGGGAAGACCACTAAATTTGTCTCATTTTTGGAGGAAATGGTGTCCAAAGGATGTGTTCTTAATCTGATTGCTTATAATACTGTTATTGAGGCTCTTGGTAAGAACAAGATGGTTGACAAGGCGATTTTTATGCTTTCTAAAATGATTGAGAGTGACTGCCAACCCAATCAATTCACATATAGCATTATGCTGGATGTTTTATCAACAGGGGGACAACTCCACAGGCTGAATGAGATTCTAGATATCTGTAGTGGACATCTGAATAGGTCAGTTTATTCTTATTTGGTCAAGGCACTGTGCAAATCTGGGCATGCAAGTGAGGCTCATAGTGTATTCTGTCGTATGTGGAGTTCCCATGAAAAAGGAGACCGGGATGCTTTTGTATCAATGCTTGAGGCACTATGCAATGCAGAAAAGACAGCAGAGGCTATTGATCTACTGCATATGATGCCTGAAAAGGGGATTACTACAGATGTTGGAATGTATAATATGATCTTTTCTGCTCTTGGGAAGCTGAAGCAGGTGTCTTTCATGAGCAGTCTCTATGATAAGATGAAAGCCAATGGGGTTGTTCCTGATGTTTTCACGTACAATATTATGATTTCAAGTTTTGGTAGGGTTGGCTTAGTTGATAAGGCATCTGAACTTTTTGAGGAAATGGAGGATGGCAGTTGCAAGCCTGATGTCATCACCTACAATTCTATGATAAATTGCCTTGGAAAAAATGGAGATCTCGATGAAGCCCACATGCTTTTCAAAGATATGCAAGAGAAAGGATATGATCCTGATGTCTTCACTTACAGCATATTAATTGAGTGCTTTGGGAAATCCAATAAGGTTGATATGGCATGCAGCTTATTTGATGAGATGATTGCACAGGGATGCGTTCCTAATATTGTAACCTATAACATTTTACTAGACTGTTTGGAGAGACGTGGGAAGACAACAGAAGCTCATAAATTTTATGAAACTCTGAAGCTACAGGGATTGACTCCAGACTTGATAACTTACTCAATACTTGAGAGATTGGATAGTAGATCTCAACGAACAGTAAGAATATGTAAACCAAGTCGGAATACAGGTTGGGTTATAAGTCCAGTATGA